The following are from one region of the Vibrio hyugaensis genome:
- the lptG gene encoding LPS export ABC transporter permease LptG, which produces MFKLLDLYIGRTIISTTALVLATFVGLSGIIKYVEQLRKVGRGAYDLMHALYFVLLSIPRDVEMFFPMAALLGALIGLGMLASSSELVVMQAAGFSKLDIGLSVLKTAVPLMLIVMTLGQWGAPEAQKMARDLRAFALSGGSIVSVRAGVWARDANDFIFIGKVEDDKLYGLNMWRFDDDKNLQKVIFAEEVDYQQDNNWLMRYVQVTDMENENVITKRDLEQMEWHTSLAPDKLAVVTVKPEELSLSGLYDYVTYLKASEQDASRYELAFWRKLSQPLSIAVMMLMALSFVFGPLRSVTMGARVLSGVVAGFTFYISSEFFGPLTLVYGIPPVFGALAPSLVFLAIAVSLLRRKL; this is translated from the coding sequence GTGTTCAAACTCTTAGACCTTTACATCGGTAGAACGATAATCTCTACCACGGCTTTGGTGTTAGCGACCTTTGTTGGTTTGTCTGGCATCATCAAATACGTAGAGCAGCTGCGTAAAGTCGGCCGTGGTGCATACGACTTAATGCATGCCCTCTACTTTGTGTTACTAAGTATCCCTCGCGATGTAGAAATGTTTTTCCCGATGGCTGCGTTGTTGGGGGCATTAATTGGCCTTGGTATGTTGGCTTCCAGCTCCGAGCTCGTAGTAATGCAAGCAGCCGGCTTTTCTAAGTTGGATATCGGTTTATCAGTGCTTAAAACCGCGGTTCCATTAATGCTAATCGTCATGACGCTTGGCCAATGGGGCGCACCTGAAGCACAAAAAATGGCACGTGATCTACGAGCGTTTGCTTTGTCTGGCGGTAGTATCGTTTCTGTTCGGGCTGGTGTTTGGGCTCGTGATGCCAATGATTTTATCTTTATCGGCAAAGTTGAAGACGACAAACTCTATGGTTTGAACATGTGGCGTTTTGATGATGATAAAAACCTACAGAAAGTCATTTTTGCTGAAGAGGTTGATTACCAACAAGACAACAATTGGCTGATGCGCTACGTGCAAGTTACTGACATGGAGAATGAAAACGTCATTACCAAGCGTGATTTGGAACAAATGGAGTGGCACACCTCATTAGCACCAGACAAACTGGCAGTCGTGACGGTAAAACCAGAAGAGCTGTCACTAAGTGGCTTGTATGACTATGTGACATACCTGAAAGCATCAGAGCAAGATGCTTCACGTTATGAACTGGCATTTTGGCGCAAGCTATCTCAACCGCTTTCTATCGCGGTAATGATGTTGATGGCACTGTCATTTGTATTCGGTCCATTACGTAGTGTGACCATGGGGGCAAGGGTGCTTTCGGGGGTGGTTGCTGGCTTTACTTTTTACATATCCAGTGAATTCTTTGGTCCTCTAACCTTGGTATATGGCATCCCGCCAGTATTCGGTGCACTGGCTCCAAGTCTCGTATTCTTAGCTATTGCGGTATCTCTGCTCAGAAGAAAGCTATAG
- the cod gene encoding chitin oligosaccharide deacetylase has translation MKLNKLAMVTLLGTALSQYSFAQADPKGTIYLTFDDGPINASIDVINVLNEQGVKGTFYFNAWHLDGIGDENEDRALEALKLALDTGHIVANHSYAHMIHNCVEEFGPNSGAECNATGDHQINSYQDPVYDALTFAENLAVLERYLPNISSYPNYRGEEFARLPYTNGWRVTKNFKADGLCATSDDLKPWEPGYVCDTDNPSNSVKASIEVQNILANKGYQTHGWDLDWAPENWGIAMPANSLTEAEPFLGYVDAALNSCAPTTINPINSKTQEFPCGTPLHADKVIVLTHEFLFEDGKRGMGATKNLPKLAKFIQIAKEAGYVFDTMDNYTPVWQVGQAYVAGDYVTHSGTVYKAVTTHVAQQDWAPSSTSSLWTNADPATNWTLNVAYEADDVVTYQGLRYLVNIPHVSQSDWTPNTQNTLFTAL, from the coding sequence ATGAAATTAAATAAACTGGCTATGGTTACACTCTTAGGCACTGCTCTATCTCAATATTCGTTTGCCCAAGCAGACCCAAAAGGCACGATATATTTAACCTTTGATGACGGCCCTATTAACGCGTCAATCGATGTGATTAATGTGCTTAATGAACAAGGGGTTAAAGGCACTTTTTACTTTAATGCTTGGCACCTAGATGGGATTGGTGATGAAAATGAGGACCGCGCTTTAGAAGCTTTGAAACTGGCTCTCGATACAGGGCATATCGTAGCGAACCACAGTTATGCCCATATGATCCATAACTGCGTGGAAGAATTTGGCCCTAACAGTGGTGCAGAATGTAATGCGACGGGCGATCATCAAATTAACTCTTACCAAGATCCTGTCTACGACGCTCTAACATTTGCCGAAAACTTAGCTGTACTCGAGCGATACCTACCAAATATTTCCAGTTACCCAAACTATCGCGGTGAAGAGTTTGCTCGATTGCCATATACCAACGGCTGGCGTGTAACAAAAAATTTTAAAGCAGATGGCTTATGTGCAACCTCTGATGACTTAAAACCTTGGGAACCTGGCTACGTCTGTGACACTGACAACCCGTCAAACAGCGTTAAGGCCTCGATTGAAGTTCAAAATATCTTAGCGAATAAGGGATATCAAACCCATGGTTGGGATCTTGACTGGGCACCGGAGAACTGGGGCATTGCAATGCCAGCAAATAGTTTGACGGAAGCAGAACCGTTTCTAGGTTATGTTGATGCGGCCCTAAACAGTTGCGCGCCAACGACGATCAACCCTATCAACTCCAAAACACAAGAATTCCCTTGTGGTACTCCGCTACACGCAGACAAAGTTATCGTGTTAACACATGAGTTCTTATTCGAAGATGGCAAACGCGGCATGGGAGCAACCAAAAACTTACCTAAGCTGGCTAAGTTTATCCAAATCGCAAAAGAAGCAGGATACGTTTTCGATACCATGGATAACTACACACCAGTTTGGCAAGTTGGTCAGGCATACGTTGCTGGTGATTACGTAACACATTCAGGTACTGTTTATAAAGCGGTTACAACGCACGTCGCACAACAGGATTGGGCACCGTCTTCAACGTCTAGCCTTTGGACAAATGCTGATCCTGCAACTAACTGGACACTAAACGTTGCTTATGAAGCAGATGATGTCGTGACTTACCAAGGTCTTCGCTACCTCGTAAACATTCCGCATGTATCACAGTCGGATTGGACTCCGAATACACAGAACACCTTGTTCACAGCTCTATAG
- a CDS encoding SDR family NAD(P)-dependent oxidoreductase, with amino-acid sequence MIVITGASSGLGAQLAKLYDAQGEETLLTGRSEEKLATLSQHLSNKAQVRSCDLVDTSQVENLFNELPKAPSTLIHCAGSGYFGLLAEQDPQEIQKLIENNLTSAINILRELVKRYQEQPVNVVMVMSTAAQQAKAQESTYCAVKWAVKGLIESVRMELKGKPMKIIAVYPGGMATEFWETSGKSLDTSSFMSAGDAARMIHGALSNIGNGYVSDITVNRL; translated from the coding sequence ATGATCGTGATTACCGGCGCGAGCAGTGGACTAGGTGCGCAACTAGCTAAGTTGTATGATGCTCAAGGCGAAGAAACACTGTTAACTGGACGCAGTGAAGAGAAGTTGGCGACTCTTTCTCAACACCTATCTAATAAAGCTCAAGTGCGTAGTTGTGATTTGGTGGATACATCCCAAGTCGAGAATTTGTTTAATGAGCTGCCTAAAGCGCCTTCTACTCTGATTCACTGTGCTGGAAGTGGGTATTTTGGTTTATTAGCTGAGCAAGACCCGCAAGAGATTCAAAAGCTGATTGAAAATAACCTCACTTCGGCGATTAATATTCTTCGAGAGTTGGTCAAACGTTATCAAGAGCAGCCAGTAAATGTTGTGATGGTGATGTCGACAGCAGCACAGCAAGCTAAGGCACAAGAATCGACCTATTGTGCGGTGAAGTGGGCTGTCAAAGGTTTGATTGAATCCGTTCGTATGGAGTTAAAAGGCAAACCAATGAAAATTATCGCTGTGTATCCCGGAGGTATGGCGACGGAATTTTGGGAGACGAGCGGTAAGTCTTTAGACACCAGTAGCTTTATGAGTGCAGGTGATGCAGCGCGGATGATTCATGGTGCGCTTTCTAATATTGGTAATGGTTACGTTTCGGATATTACAGTTAACCGTTTATAG
- a CDS encoding PTS sugar transporter subunit IIB, whose translation MKKILLCCSAGMSTSMLVRKMEQAAEKQGIVCKIDALSVNAFDEAIKEYDVCLLGPQVRFQLEELRKTAQEHGKNIEAISPQAYGMMKGEEVLKQALELIN comes from the coding sequence ATGAAAAAGATCCTTTTATGCTGTAGCGCTGGGATGTCGACCAGTATGTTGGTTAGAAAGATGGAGCAAGCTGCTGAAAAGCAAGGTATTGTATGTAAGATTGATGCGTTGTCTGTGAATGCGTTTGATGAAGCAATCAAAGAGTACGATGTTTGCTTGCTTGGACCTCAAGTTCGATTCCAACTAGAAGAATTGCGAAAAACAGCTCAAGAGCACGGTAAAAATATAGAGGCAATTTCCCCACAGGCTTATGGAATGATGAAAGGGGAAGAAGTATTAAAGCAAGCATTAGAACTTATTAACTAA
- a CDS encoding RDD family protein yields the protein MTTSTTLPPAGLFRRLAALFYDMLIILAIEMMAAGVVMAIVFALNAAGLLSYGEYADAADMLGKHPVLSPLFTLYLATVWVYFFVFFWTRAGQTLGMRAWKMQIRNSKDGSAISVTQALIRLATSGFGLANLTVPIDPQKRGFHDIWAKTEVVVLPKAK from the coding sequence ATGACGACTTCTACAACTCTTCCACCAGCGGGCTTATTTCGCCGATTAGCGGCGTTGTTCTACGATATGCTGATTATCTTAGCAATTGAAATGATGGCCGCCGGCGTAGTGATGGCAATCGTCTTTGCGTTAAATGCAGCAGGATTATTGAGCTATGGAGAATATGCAGATGCAGCGGATATGCTAGGAAAGCACCCTGTATTAAGCCCGCTATTTACCCTTTACTTGGCGACAGTCTGGGTATATTTCTTTGTCTTCTTCTGGACACGAGCAGGTCAAACACTAGGCATGCGAGCTTGGAAGATGCAGATCCGAAACAGCAAAGATGGCTCAGCTATTTCTGTAACTCAGGCACTGATTCGCCTAGCAACCTCTGGTTTCGGCTTAGCTAACCTCACTGTGCCCATTGACCCACAGAAACGTGGTTTCCATGATATTTGGGCAAAAACTGAAGTCGTGGTATTACCGAAAGCTAAATAG